One region of Priestia megaterium genomic DNA includes:
- a CDS encoding MarR family winged helix-turn-helix transcriptional regulator translates to MKKREELVQEMETLFRFVFRQLRQEINEVYNSELSTNEFMVLRMLVDSGRQRSTDLSKYLQVSASHITAVTDLLLSKGYIARKRSENDRRIIDIELTKEGQDIFNVIQEKKRAYFLERFEHFTDKEIETMNKLFHKIKGDQK, encoded by the coding sequence GTGAAAAAAAGAGAAGAGCTCGTTCAAGAAATGGAGACGCTGTTTCGCTTTGTGTTCAGACAGCTTCGCCAAGAAATTAATGAAGTATACAATTCAGAGCTATCAACAAATGAATTTATGGTGCTTCGTATGCTGGTTGATTCCGGCAGGCAGCGATCAACTGATTTATCTAAGTATCTTCAAGTGTCAGCAAGCCACATTACGGCGGTAACCGACTTGCTTTTGTCAAAAGGCTACATTGCACGCAAACGGTCTGAAAATGATCGACGTATTATTGATATTGAACTGACCAAAGAAGGGCAAGATATTTTTAATGTGATTCAAGAAAAAAAACGAGCGTATTTCCTTGAGCGGTTTGAGCACTTTACAGATAAAGAAATTGAAACGATGAATAAACTGTTTCACAAAATTAAAGGTGATCAAAAATAA
- the msrA gene encoding peptide-methionine (S)-S-oxide reductase MsrA, producing MTEQYEVATFAGGCFWCMVKPFDEQPGIIKVVSGYTGGHKENPTYKEVCSETTGHYEAVQITFDPEVFPYEKLLELYWPQIDPTDAGGQFADRGDSYRTAIFYHNEHQKALAEESKQQLEASGRFSEPIATQILPAKPFYEAEEYHQGYYKKNKFRYAMYRRGSGRDRFIKENWKDFGRDEQLKTTLTPIQYEVTQNDATEPPFRNEFWDHTEDGIYVDIVSGEPLFSSTDKYDAGCGWPSFTKAINKDEVKENMDVSHNMVRTEVRSKTANSHLGHLFDDGPQDAGGLRYCINSAALRFVPKEDLEKEGYGEYAVLFNK from the coding sequence TTGACAGAACAATATGAAGTAGCAACTTTTGCTGGAGGCTGTTTTTGGTGTATGGTGAAGCCCTTTGATGAACAGCCAGGCATTATAAAAGTTGTATCTGGCTATACAGGCGGTCACAAAGAGAACCCGACGTACAAAGAAGTATGCTCAGAAACAACGGGCCACTATGAAGCGGTCCAAATTACATTTGACCCAGAAGTTTTTCCATATGAAAAGCTTTTAGAACTATACTGGCCTCAAATTGACCCAACGGATGCAGGCGGACAATTTGCGGATCGAGGCGATTCATATCGAACAGCTATCTTTTATCACAATGAGCACCAAAAGGCACTAGCTGAAGAATCCAAGCAACAATTAGAAGCAAGCGGTCGTTTTTCTGAACCAATTGCCACACAAATTCTACCGGCAAAACCGTTTTATGAAGCGGAAGAATACCATCAAGGTTATTATAAGAAAAATAAATTCCGCTATGCTATGTATCGACGAGGATCTGGACGTGATCGTTTTATTAAAGAAAACTGGAAAGACTTTGGCCGCGACGAGCAGCTAAAAACGACATTAACGCCTATTCAATATGAAGTTACTCAAAATGACGCAACGGAACCCCCGTTTCGCAATGAATTTTGGGATCATACAGAAGATGGTATTTATGTAGATATCGTATCAGGAGAGCCGTTGTTTAGTTCAACCGATAAATATGATGCCGGATGCGGATGGCCGTCTTTCACAAAAGCGATTAATAAAGATGAAGTAAAAGAAAACATGGACGTTAGTCATAATATGGTTCGTACAGAAGTACGAAGCAAAACGGCTAACTCTCATTTAGGTCATTTATTTGATGATGGTCCGCAAGATGCAGGCGGCTTGCGTTATTGCATCAACTCAGCAGCTCTTCGATTTGTTCCGAAGGAAGATTTAGAAAAAGAAGGATACGGGGAATACGCTGTTTTATTTAACAAATAA
- a CDS encoding GerAB/ArcD/ProY family transporter, which produces MHNTIKEENQVSPSFLFFLVHSTQIGVGILGFQRYIIKGAGYEAWISIFLAAISVCILLAMIFNILTRENSDIVDIHRLYFGKYLGGALTLAASIYYFIFALTIYRTYVEILQIWMFPQLETWIVSLVYLPIIYYTVSGGFRVITGIAFFGVMLPLPLIFALIYPLKYGHINNLFPLFDHTIWEFLISTKMMTFENLGFESVLFFYPFIKNGATSQKWGQYGILFSTFLYLCTALVSFAYFSQGQLMHTIWPTLTMAKIIEIPFLQRFEYILISLWLLVVLPTIAVSVWCTIRGFSKTFNKPPTIFLILVLIALLGFSIFFDDRETIDHLNTRLSMTGFYFIYGYIPFLFLYSLIRAKIKQKKAQKEEREPTLS; this is translated from the coding sequence ATGCACAATACAATTAAAGAAGAAAATCAAGTTTCCCCTTCTTTTCTTTTTTTCTTAGTTCACTCTACTCAGATTGGCGTTGGAATACTAGGGTTTCAGCGTTATATTATTAAAGGTGCCGGATATGAAGCATGGATATCCATCTTCCTTGCTGCAATCAGCGTTTGTATTTTATTAGCCATGATCTTTAATATCTTAACTCGTGAAAACAGCGATATTGTTGATATTCACCGGTTATATTTCGGTAAATACCTTGGAGGAGCTTTAACCCTTGCCGCTTCCATTTATTATTTTATCTTTGCGCTAACGATTTACCGAACCTACGTAGAGATTTTACAAATATGGATGTTTCCACAGTTAGAAACATGGATCGTATCACTTGTATACTTGCCTATTATTTACTACACGGTTTCCGGTGGGTTTCGTGTGATTACTGGAATTGCCTTTTTTGGGGTCATGCTTCCCTTGCCGCTCATATTTGCCTTAATTTACCCTTTGAAGTATGGGCACATTAATAATTTATTTCCTTTGTTTGATCACACGATATGGGAATTTTTAATTTCGACTAAGATGATGACCTTTGAGAATTTGGGGTTTGAATCCGTGCTTTTTTTCTATCCGTTTATAAAAAATGGCGCTACTAGTCAGAAGTGGGGGCAATATGGCATTTTGTTCAGTACTTTTTTATATTTGTGCACGGCATTAGTGTCATTTGCTTACTTTAGTCAAGGACAGTTAATGCATACAATCTGGCCAACTTTAACAATGGCTAAAATTATTGAAATTCCATTTTTACAGCGTTTTGAATATATTTTAATTTCTCTGTGGCTTTTAGTCGTTCTTCCTACTATTGCTGTCAGCGTATGGTGTACAATTCGTGGATTTAGTAAAACATTTAATAAGCCGCCTACGATTTTTCTCATATTAGTTCTTATTGCCCTTCTTGGTTTTTCTATTTTCTTTGACGATCGAGAAACGATCGATCATCTTAATACACGATTATCCATGACCGGCTTTTACTTTATTTATGGCTACATTCCTTTCCTTTTTCTCTATAGCCTCATTCGAGCCAAAATAAAACAAAAGAAAGCACAAAAAGAAGAGCGTGAGCCAACTTTAAGTTGA
- a CDS encoding Ger(x)C family spore germination protein, with translation MKRILILCTCLTFLTSCADRETIDEIQVVNSIGYDYIPQSNKVRGTILYPIYKYGPTEEPSIIAATANSSFDIPLRLNNKSSLPVAFGQLRSIVMGKEFATHGVDELVNTIARNPDLGRNIKLSIVDGNAHELLSSVTKKKIKDYQFISNLIEQNIRTENLPNTNLQIFLFSFFSDDRDPYLPVLAQEKDAIKLKGLALFKEQKVVTTIGMKETFLFKLLTSGTKHGRYAVKIKENDRKGEIILQNLRTKTKYEIKGNHQHPSIVAHLTIDGLVKEFPGWVDLTDPTRIKMVEKMLQKDIEKDGDAFIKKLQQHRIDPICFTDYVRSKTRRFNSEEFKAQYPDMNIEVKARVHLIQTGISN, from the coding sequence ATGAAAAGAATACTAATTTTATGCACTTGCCTTACTTTTTTAACGAGCTGTGCAGACCGTGAAACGATTGACGAAATTCAAGTAGTCAACTCCATCGGATATGATTATATTCCTCAAAGCAATAAAGTCAGAGGAACAATTTTATACCCTATCTATAAATACGGACCAACGGAAGAACCGAGTATTATTGCGGCTACTGCTAATTCATCATTTGATATTCCACTCCGTTTAAACAATAAATCATCTCTTCCCGTCGCGTTTGGGCAGCTGAGAAGCATCGTTATGGGAAAAGAATTTGCGACACATGGAGTAGATGAGTTAGTAAATACAATTGCTAGAAATCCAGACCTTGGACGTAATATTAAATTAAGCATTGTAGACGGCAACGCACATGAATTATTAAGCTCCGTTACAAAAAAGAAAATTAAGGACTATCAGTTTATTTCTAATTTAATCGAACAAAATATCCGCACAGAAAATTTGCCTAACACCAATTTACAAATTTTTTTATTCAGTTTTTTTAGCGACGACCGTGACCCGTACCTTCCTGTTTTAGCACAAGAAAAAGATGCTATTAAATTAAAGGGGCTGGCGCTTTTCAAAGAACAAAAAGTCGTTACAACCATTGGAATGAAAGAAACATTTTTATTTAAGCTGCTAACAAGCGGAACAAAGCACGGACGCTACGCAGTAAAAATTAAAGAGAATGACCGTAAAGGCGAAATTATATTGCAAAACTTGCGCACCAAAACAAAGTATGAAATTAAAGGAAATCATCAACATCCAAGTATTGTTGCGCACTTAACTATCGATGGCCTTGTAAAAGAATTTCCTGGATGGGTGGACCTAACTGATCCGACTCGTATTAAAATGGTTGAAAAAATGCTCCAAAAAGATATTGAAAAAGATGGGGATGCCTTTATTAAGAAACTTCAGCAACATAGGATCGACCCCATTTGTTTTACAGATTATGTTCGAAGTAAAACGAGAAGGTTTAACAGTGAAGAATTTAAAGCGCAATATCCGGATATGAATATTGAAGTAAAAGCTCGCGTTCACCTTATTCAAACCGGTATTAGCAACTAG
- a CDS encoding spore germination protein, with protein MFKHLFKKKNADDQPKKSLDELIKQFKKSSDFTTLAIGSQHRKYIITYFKQLVNMQSVEDKILEPFQKLDFTLSSVYEVENVLPIEDISVTKDTKEILEKMLRGYVMFQLHKDDKLVALIKVQSFDTGFRKENETENEFSVVGPKIGFVEDLDVNLYLMRKTVISENLIFKELTVGNKSKTRVVLVYLEGVTNPQHVDTMTQRLEEIDFDVIFDSTMLDQLISDNSSTAFPLFLTTERIDRVLFSLLNGQAAFFSSGSPYAVTGPSTLLDFFISPEDYYLPWVLGSFFRVIRILGVFFSIFATPLYVAIVTYHYEMLPKDLLGPIIFSRTNVPFPPVIEVLFLEITIELLREAGARLPTKVGQTLGIVGGIVIGQATVEAALTSNILLIIVSLTALASFTTPIFKMSNTIRLLRFPFILFATAFGLVGITFGFCFLLVHLLRLKSLGMPYLVPLFPFRPTEYRDTFLRLPYSHTAKRPSYLRPLERFRYNPNKANKMKRKSNLDNE; from the coding sequence ATGTTTAAACATTTATTTAAAAAAAAGAATGCAGACGATCAGCCCAAAAAATCATTGGACGAACTGATTAAACAATTTAAAAAATCAAGTGATTTTACAACATTAGCTATTGGTTCGCAGCATCGAAAATACATCATTACTTATTTTAAGCAGCTCGTAAACATGCAAAGTGTTGAAGATAAAATACTTGAGCCTTTTCAAAAACTAGACTTCACGTTAAGCAGTGTATATGAAGTCGAAAACGTTCTGCCGATTGAAGATATTTCCGTTACAAAAGATACAAAAGAAATTTTAGAAAAGATGCTGCGCGGCTATGTGATGTTTCAACTGCATAAAGACGATAAGCTAGTAGCTCTTATTAAAGTTCAAAGCTTTGATACGGGGTTTCGAAAAGAAAATGAAACGGAAAATGAGTTCAGCGTCGTTGGTCCTAAAATTGGTTTTGTGGAGGATTTAGATGTCAATCTCTATTTAATGAGAAAAACGGTCATTTCCGAAAACCTTATTTTTAAAGAACTCACCGTAGGAAATAAATCGAAAACGCGCGTGGTGCTTGTTTACTTAGAAGGCGTAACGAATCCTCAGCACGTAGACACCATGACCCAGCGCCTTGAAGAAATAGATTTTGACGTCATTTTTGATAGTACAATGCTTGATCAATTGATTTCCGATAATTCTTCTACGGCATTTCCGCTTTTTTTAACAACAGAGCGGATTGATCGAGTTCTGTTTAGTCTGTTAAACGGGCAAGCTGCCTTCTTTTCGAGTGGTTCACCCTACGCAGTTACCGGACCGTCAACGTTGCTTGACTTCTTTATTTCACCCGAAGACTACTATTTACCGTGGGTTCTAGGGTCATTTTTCCGAGTTATTCGTATTTTGGGCGTCTTTTTCTCTATTTTTGCTACGCCTCTTTATGTAGCCATTGTTACGTATCATTATGAGATGCTTCCAAAAGATTTGCTGGGGCCTATTATCTTTTCAAGGACAAACGTTCCTTTTCCACCTGTTATCGAAGTGCTTTTTTTAGAAATAACCATTGAGCTGCTTCGGGAGGCAGGAGCCAGACTTCCAACAAAAGTAGGGCAAACACTGGGAATCGTAGGCGGGATTGTTATTGGGCAAGCAACGGTAGAAGCTGCGTTAACAAGCAATATTTTGCTTATTATTGTTTCACTGACAGCTTTAGCTTCTTTTACAACGCCTATTTTTAAAATGTCTAACACGATCCGGCTGCTACGTTTTCCGTTTATTTTGTTTGCCACTGCGTTCGGTTTAGTCGGCATCACATTTGGCTTTTGTTTCTTGCTGGTTCATTTGCTTCGTTTAAAATCTTTGGGCATGCCTTATCTTGTTCCGCTTTTTCCGTTTCGCCCCACAGAGTACAGGGATACATTTCTGCGATTGCCCTATAGTCACACAGCAAAGCGTCCAAGCTACTTACGTCCTTTAGAACGCTTCCGCTATAACCCTAATAAAGCGAATAAGATGAAACGAAAAAGTAATTTAGATAATGAGTAA
- a CDS encoding alkaline phosphatase produces MKKKLAGITLAGAVALASFGLGNSLIQTEAKVEHQSAKKPQNVIMMVMDGTSSNATTLARWYKGKPLHMDQLMAGGVRAYSAESAITDSAPAATALATGNKSNSGYVGVLPSVVNTPGVKPVEKEDQFRPVANVLEGAKLSGRATGIVATSEIQHATPAGFSAHNYSRNDFQTLAEQQVYQNIDVVLGGGKQSLLPGKEEKSRKDGENLVNVLKKRGYDFVENKKELEQSRAKKIWGSFADRDLAYDMDRPQTKAEQPKLSQMTNKAITTLSKDKDGFFLFVEGSKTDWAAHANDPIGMISDVLAFDEAVGKAVEFAKKDGNTMVIAIADHGNSGLSIGNANTTKGYDTTPVSAYIDPLKKAKMTLEGATSNLKEDLSNKEEVAALYGLSNLTSEEKAQLTKARDKKEMSATLSKLLANRANLGFTTGGHTGEDVFLYSYGVNRPTGHFDNTDIAKHMAKSMNINLNELTNELFIEANKAFKGSNVAVDSKDKNNPVLVVTKNKRTVRFPVNKNIAIVNGKEMQMDSVVVQDKKGRFFVSKQAQQIVKNAK; encoded by the coding sequence ATGAAGAAAAAATTAGCAGGTATTACACTGGCAGGAGCAGTAGCATTGGCCTCGTTTGGTTTAGGAAACTCTCTTATTCAAACGGAAGCAAAAGTGGAGCATCAGTCAGCTAAGAAACCTCAAAATGTCATTATGATGGTAATGGACGGGACGAGTTCAAATGCTACTACACTTGCAAGATGGTACAAAGGAAAACCGTTACATATGGATCAGCTGATGGCCGGGGGAGTACGTGCGTATTCGGCAGAATCTGCTATTACAGATTCCGCTCCGGCAGCTACTGCTTTAGCAACAGGAAATAAATCAAATTCAGGTTATGTAGGTGTGCTCCCTTCAGTAGTGAATACACCTGGGGTTAAACCCGTAGAAAAAGAAGATCAGTTTCGTCCCGTAGCAAACGTTCTAGAAGGAGCAAAGCTTTCGGGGCGCGCGACAGGAATTGTGGCTACTTCTGAAATCCAGCACGCCACACCAGCTGGTTTTTCAGCCCACAACTACAGCCGTAATGATTTTCAAACGCTAGCGGAGCAGCAAGTGTATCAAAACATTGATGTAGTACTTGGAGGAGGTAAGCAATCTCTTCTGCCAGGAAAAGAAGAAAAAAGCCGAAAAGACGGTGAAAACTTAGTCAATGTATTGAAAAAAAGAGGATATGACTTTGTAGAAAATAAAAAGGAATTAGAGCAGTCGCGCGCCAAAAAAATCTGGGGGAGCTTCGCCGACCGAGATTTAGCGTATGATATGGATCGACCGCAGACAAAAGCAGAACAGCCAAAGCTGTCTCAGATGACAAATAAAGCAATAACAACACTCTCCAAAGATAAAGACGGTTTTTTCTTATTTGTTGAAGGAAGCAAAACGGATTGGGCAGCTCATGCGAATGATCCAATAGGCATGATTAGCGATGTATTAGCGTTTGATGAAGCAGTGGGCAAGGCAGTAGAGTTCGCTAAAAAAGATGGAAATACGATGGTTATTGCGATTGCTGATCACGGAAACAGCGGTCTTTCAATCGGTAATGCAAATACAACAAAAGGATATGATACCACACCTGTTTCTGCTTATATTGATCCATTAAAAAAAGCAAAAATGACGTTAGAAGGTGCTACGTCTAACTTAAAAGAAGATTTATCAAATAAAGAAGAAGTAGCTGCTTTGTATGGTTTATCAAATCTAACTTCAGAGGAAAAAGCGCAGCTGACTAAAGCAAGAGATAAAAAAGAAATGAGTGCTACACTATCAAAGCTATTAGCCAACCGAGCAAACCTTGGATTCACAACGGGCGGTCATACGGGTGAGGATGTATTTCTGTATTCATACGGCGTCAATCGACCAACGGGGCACTTTGATAATACGGATATTGCTAAACATATGGCTAAGTCAATGAATATTAACTTAAATGAGTTAACAAATGAATTATTTATTGAAGCAAATAAAGCTTTTAAAGGCTCAAATGTAGCGGTGGACTCAAAAGATAAAAACAACCCTGTGCTCGTTGTTACAAAAAATAAGCGAACGGTACGTTTTCCGGTAAATAAAAATATTGCAATTGTAAATGGAAAAGAGATGCAGATGGACAGTGTGGTGGTACAGGATAAAAAAGGTCGCTTCTTTGTATCTAAACAGGCACAGCAAATTGTAAAAAATGCAAAATAA
- a CDS encoding LytR/AlgR family response regulator transcription factor — MNKINLIIADDNEDSVEILDYFIEQLPEFEVIGICKDGEQLVQEVMAKSPDLLLVDINMPTINGVDAIKKCLRIKPNLNFIFITGYDEFAVKAFELSALDYIVKPIEKTRLYMALERAKNSIGIDKNQSKKPGEQLKRLPVKFNGSTYYIPIDQIIFIEKSGKKCLIYTQSRVYETYENISDIYMYLNPSVFSQTHRSYIVNLQKVSHITPKNETYLVYFLEIDEYAHISKLKIQDVQKQLHQLMTN, encoded by the coding sequence ATGAACAAAATCAACTTAATTATTGCCGATGATAACGAAGATTCGGTTGAAATTTTAGATTATTTTATAGAACAGCTTCCGGAATTTGAAGTGATTGGCATCTGCAAAGACGGAGAGCAGCTTGTACAGGAAGTGATGGCTAAGAGTCCAGACCTTTTGCTCGTAGACATTAATATGCCTACGATTAACGGTGTAGATGCCATAAAAAAGTGCCTGCGCATTAAGCCGAATTTAAACTTCATTTTTATCACCGGTTATGATGAATTTGCTGTGAAGGCATTCGAGTTGTCAGCACTGGATTACATTGTAAAACCAATTGAAAAAACCAGACTTTATATGGCGCTAGAGCGGGCAAAAAACTCCATTGGAATTGATAAAAATCAGTCAAAAAAGCCAGGTGAGCAATTAAAAAGACTGCCTGTAAAATTTAATGGATCTACTTATTACATTCCAATTGATCAAATTATTTTTATTGAAAAGTCCGGAAAAAAATGCTTAATCTATACTCAATCACGTGTCTATGAGACATATGAAAATATTAGTGATATCTATATGTATTTGAACCCTTCTGTATTCAGTCAAACACATCGGTCTTATATCGTAAATTTGCAGAAAGTTTCGCACATCACACCAAAAAATGAAACATATCTTGTTTATTTCTTAGAAATTGATGAATATGCTCATATCTCAAAATTAAAAATCCAAGACGTTCAAAAACAGCTGCATCAGTTAATGACAAATTAA
- a CDS encoding PAS domain S-box protein, which translates to MISITGHYNEFTVFLAVIVGILASYTALDIVSKMMKKQRNNYLWLTLSATSMGLGVGAMHYIAMLAYYVPVSFHFDAVLSVLALIIAISGSLVAFWTFWKWRTSVWSGLILGSSILGTHYIAMAAIETEAHIHYAMLSVLLSIIIALVVAFYAMHLFFRSKSVKANPFLKLVSSILLGIGISAMHFISMYGMKLHIAHSVARRWGQWLPYQAPFSNIIASITITLLIVFLLVAAFKRQEEVRESQLKEEYYQSLFNYNPNIVCAVDLYGNIQTINPKGIELTGYTLNKMETIPFPSMFREAERAEEYMWKSLSGDSVYYEATLIRKDNQPVYVEVTQMPIIVYDQIKGSYVIAKDVTDRKRAQQQLLELQKDLKRTLSQQDGTIFKFVKNSKGYVYTMCEGKMIREMGYEEIDVVGKTPEEFLPESYARDNRSYYDKAWAGEKVSYEVLLNDFAYYTKLTPHIYKGEVQEVIGSIVDITDLHEAREKLAKSESMYRSVLSTMSEGVVFHDLEGNLIAANAYAAKILNVPYDQMLSVNPFGLDWEIIHPDGTAFALEDIPSVRCLHTKEPVRNTVMGIYLNEKKLTWLSVNAEPLQESKYYKGVVVTFYDITKQQEQEQDLLHSNQQMIIAKEEAEKANQAKSEFLSKVSHELRTPLNSILGYAQILEEQGEKDLTEKQLNRIRKILKAGNHLLYLINETLDLSKIESGHLAINLEPVSVKEAIEDALKIMKPLAKDKHSIFYTRFHAYQEVFVEVDELRFQQILLNLLTNAIKYSPAYRDIIIYTDIAQHHVTILIEDRGFGIPASELNRIFEPFYRVNRLEKDGTGIGLALVKQLVVLMNGTCGVRSEEGKGSTFWVRFPLVHPPVPKRLSNEREAESFLGFSMPISIVYIEDNDTNIELMQSILSPYKNVKLLVAKTGENGIGLIKSISPDIVLIDIDLPDMNGFEVCTQLQLEKELKNIPRVALSASAMQSDIDQAFLVGFSEYVTKPIHIATFLNVLKRLTKA; encoded by the coding sequence ATGATTTCAATTACTGGTCACTATAATGAATTTACCGTATTTCTTGCTGTCATTGTAGGGATTCTTGCCTCTTATACAGCACTTGATATTGTGAGCAAAATGATGAAAAAACAGCGGAACAATTATTTGTGGCTCACACTGTCAGCAACTTCAATGGGGCTTGGAGTGGGGGCGATGCACTATATTGCTATGCTTGCTTATTATGTTCCTGTTAGCTTTCATTTTGATGCTGTACTTTCTGTTCTTGCTTTAATAATAGCAATTAGCGGGTCATTAGTTGCGTTTTGGACATTCTGGAAATGGCGCACGTCGGTATGGTCAGGGCTTATTTTAGGAAGCAGTATTCTGGGTACGCATTACATTGCAATGGCAGCAATCGAAACAGAAGCACACATTCATTATGCGATGCTATCTGTTTTGCTTTCTATCATCATCGCCCTGGTCGTTGCATTTTATGCGATGCACTTGTTTTTTCGTTCGAAAAGCGTGAAAGCTAATCCATTTCTTAAACTTGTTAGCTCTATTTTACTGGGTATTGGTATTTCAGCTATGCATTTCATCAGTATGTATGGAATGAAGCTGCATATTGCACATTCAGTTGCTAGAAGGTGGGGCCAGTGGCTGCCGTATCAAGCGCCGTTTTCCAATATTATTGCAAGCATCACAATTACGCTACTGATTGTCTTCCTGCTCGTTGCTGCTTTTAAGCGTCAGGAAGAAGTGAGGGAAAGTCAATTAAAAGAAGAGTATTATCAATCTCTTTTTAACTACAATCCCAATATTGTGTGTGCAGTTGATTTGTACGGCAATATTCAAACGATTAACCCAAAAGGAATCGAGCTAACAGGATACACGTTAAACAAAATGGAGACAATCCCGTTTCCTTCTATGTTCAGAGAAGCTGAAAGAGCTGAAGAATATATGTGGAAATCCCTGAGCGGAGACTCTGTATATTATGAGGCAACGCTGATTCGCAAAGATAATCAGCCTGTATACGTTGAAGTCACGCAAATGCCCATTATTGTTTATGATCAAATTAAAGGAAGTTACGTTATCGCCAAAGATGTGACAGATCGAAAAAGGGCTCAACAGCAGCTTCTGGAGTTACAAAAAGATTTAAAACGCACGCTTTCACAGCAAGATGGTACTATTTTTAAATTTGTGAAGAACAGTAAAGGATATGTCTATACGATGTGCGAAGGCAAAATGATTCGTGAAATGGGATATGAGGAAATAGATGTTGTCGGAAAAACACCTGAGGAATTTTTACCTGAATCCTACGCAAGAGATAATAGGAGTTACTATGATAAAGCATGGGCGGGAGAGAAAGTGTCGTATGAAGTACTTTTGAACGACTTTGCTTACTATACGAAATTAACACCTCATATCTACAAAGGAGAAGTACAAGAAGTTATTGGTTCTATAGTAGATATTACTGATCTTCACGAAGCAAGAGAAAAGCTGGCTAAAAGTGAAAGCATGTATCGATCCGTTCTTTCTACAATGTCAGAAGGCGTGGTGTTTCATGACCTTGAAGGTAACTTAATTGCTGCCAATGCATACGCTGCTAAGATTCTAAACGTGCCTTATGACCAAATGTTATCGGTTAACCCGTTTGGTTTAGACTGGGAAATTATTCATCCTGATGGCACAGCTTTTGCACTCGAAGATATTCCATCTGTCCGCTGTCTTCATACAAAAGAGCCTGTGCGAAATACAGTCATGGGCATTTATTTAAATGAGAAAAAGTTGACTTGGCTTTCGGTGAATGCTGAACCTCTGCAAGAAAGCAAATATTATAAAGGCGTAGTTGTCACATTTTATGATATTACAAAGCAGCAGGAACAAGAACAAGATCTGCTTCATTCCAATCAGCAAATGATTATAGCCAAAGAAGAAGCCGAAAAAGCAAATCAGGCTAAGTCAGAATTTTTATCAAAAGTAAGCCATGAACTTCGAACGCCTTTAAACAGTATTTTAGGCTATGCACAGATATTGGAAGAGCAAGGAGAAAAAGATTTAACAGAAAAACAATTGAATCGTATACGAAAAATTTTAAAAGCAGGTAATCATCTTCTTTATTTAATAAATGAAACGCTTGATTTATCGAAAATTGAATCAGGTCACTTAGCGATTAACCTTGAACCAGTGTCGGTAAAAGAAGCAATTGAAGACGCGCTTAAAATTATGAAACCATTAGCAAAAGATAAGCATAGTATATTTTATACTCGCTTTCACGCATACCAAGAAGTCTTTGTTGAAGTAGATGAACTTCGGTTTCAGCAGATCTTATTAAATCTGCTTACAAACGCCATTAAATATTCGCCCGCTTATCGCGATATCATTATCTATACCGATATTGCTCAGCATCACGTAACCATATTGATTGAAGATAGGGGCTTTGGAATTCCAGCTTCAGAATTAAATCGGATTTTTGAACCTTTCTATCGTGTGAATAGACTAGAAAAAGACGGAACAGGGATTGGGCTGGCGCTTGTAAAGCAGCTTGTTGTCTTAATGAATGGAACGTGCGGAGTGCGAAGTGAAGAAGGAAAAGGCAGTACATTTTGGGTTCGTTTTCCCTTAGTACATCCACCTGTTCCTAAACGCTTATCCAATGAAAGGGAAGCCGAGTCATTTTTAGGTTTTTCCATGCCGATCTCAATTGTGTATATTGAGGATAACGATACAAATATTGAGCTTATGCAATCGATTCTTTCTCCATATAAAAACGTTAAGCTCTTAGTTGCCAAAACAGGAGAAAACGGCATCGGGCTAATCAAGTCCATTTCACCGGATATTGTTTTAATTGATATTGATCTACCTGATATGAATGGTTTTGAGGTATGCACACAGCTTCAGCTGGAAAAAGAGTTGAAGAATATTCCGCGAGTTGCCTTGAGTGCAAGCGCAATGCAAAGCGACATTGATCAAGCTTTTTTAGTCGGTTTTAGTGAATACGTAACAAAGCCTATTCATATTGCCACGTTTTTAAACGTATTAAAACGCTTAACAAAAGCTTAA